The stretch of DNA TGGCTCCGATGCGTGTTCGCCGGCTGGACCGTCGAACAGGTCCGAGATTCGCACGCCCAGCTTGGCCATGCCCGCGATGACCGCCTCGTTGGCGCAACCGGCGAAGCAGTGAACAAGGATCGCACGCTTACCGAGCGTGATGCTGAGCGAGGGGGTGCGATCCGCATGGGCCGGACAGCAGCACATGCCGCGCGAACGCGACCAGGTACCGCCCAGTGCCTCGACGATCTTCCTGGCGCGAGCTTCGAGCGACGCGTGAACTTGGGACATGGGGCATCTCCTTCGTGACATGCCTCCACCCGCGCAGCCTCCGCTCTGCGTCGCCGACAATACATTTTCCTACATGCAATGTTCTATATATGTTCTTACCCGATTCGGCCATAGAGGAATCCGGAAATGAGACTGAGATGGGCAACGATCGCAGCGGCGGTGACGGGATGGGCGTTCGTCGTCCCGGCTCACGCGCAAATGGAGGCTGCCCCTGAGGCCACTGTACACGAGATCCGATCTGACGGCTTCCGTGTGGCCGAGGGAGCGAACGGTTTCCAACTGGTCGAACATGGGATCTGGCGACAGTCCCTGGCAGCTTCGTCCGGCGCTCCGGTTCTCGAAGCGGGCAGGACCTACCTCCCCTATCGCTATGCGAAGCCCGAAGGCACCGGCCCATCGGGCTTTCGACGGGCAAGCTACCTTCCCCATGTCTATGCAGCGGAGGCTCAATACTCGCTGCCAATTGGCCTTCTCGACGCCCTGGTATGGACGGAATCGCGGTATAACCCCCTGGCGATCAGCAAGGCTGGTGCCGCTGGCCTGGGTCAGTTGATGCCGGGGACCGCGCGCGACCTTGGCGTGCCAAATCGCTTCGATCCCGCAGCGAACCTCTTCGGCGCGGCGAAGTATCTGCGTCAGATGCTCGACAAGTTCGGGGTAGTGCATCTGGCCCTCGCCGCTTACAATGCAGGCCCTGGCGCCGTCGAGCGAGCGGGCGGTATCCCACGCAATGGCGAGACACCGGCCTATGTGCGCGATGTGCTGCGTCATTGGCGCTTCTGAACAGGGGGGTAGTGGTGAGTTCCGGTCGAATACCCGTGTCAGGAATGCTGAGCCGCGGCAGGCGCGGGATGATCCGGACCACGAAAACAGACGAGGTCTGGATTGTCGAAAGCGAGGAAGATGCCGCCGATCTCATCGGCTCGAAGGTGATCGTCGATGGCGTCGTTGCAGGGATCGATCGCCTACGCGCCGACTGGATTGGCGCGGACAGTCAGCCTTCCTGATTCTCCTGCGGCGGATATTTCGCGCCGAGTTGGAGAACCTCCCAGCATGAGCCGCTGGTGATCGAGCCGCCCCTATGAGGTGCGCTCACTTCGTTCCACCCGCCCTGCCCTACGGGGGACTGAAAGGCTTTCCCCATTCAAAAGACAATCAAATTGCCCTTGTTCGTATTTTGTTCTATGTGATCCAGAATCTCAAGTGGGGCAACGTAGAAGCATGACGAACCAGAAGTTCTTCGAAGAGCGGACTGACCAGTCTGAGGTCAAAGCCCGCATCGTGAACAAGTACTTCTCCACCTGGGCGCAGGTCGTCATGCCAACGGTAGCGAAGCGAGGCGAGAAGATCGCGTACATGGATCTCTATGCAGGCCCAGGCCGCTACAGAGACGGCGCTGCCTCTACACCCCTGCTCGTGCTGCAAACGGCCATCAATCATCCGCAGATGTCGCAGATGCTGACCTCGTATTTCAACGACGGAAAGAAAGATAACGTCTCAACACTTCAGACAGAAATCGACAAGCTGCCGGGCATCGACAAGCTCAAGCACAAGCCTGTCGTCACGTGCGGAGAGGTTGATGATGATGCCGCCACCTATTTCAACGAAACACGGCTTGTCCCGTCGTTCTCGTTCGTCGATCCTTTCGGATACAAGGGCCTGTCGTTGCGGATTGTCCAAGGTGTCATTAAAGACTGGGGCTGCGACTGTGTCTTTTTCTTCAACTACAATCGGATCAACGCGGGCATCAACAATCCCGGCGTGAAGAAGCATATGGATGCACTGTTCGGAGAGGAGCGTGCGGATGCTCTAAGGGCAAGGTTGTCCGGTTTGACGCCAGAGTTGCGAGAAGCTGCCATCCTGGAAGAGCTAGCCAACGAAATTCAGTCACTCGGAGGCAAGTATGTGCTGCCATTCACATTCCGGAACAGCGAGGGCACGCGGACCTCGCACAAGCTGATTTTCGTCTCAAAGCACTTCAAGGGCTATGAGATTATGAAGGATATCATGGCTGCGGAAAGCTCAACGCTAGACGAAGGCGTTCCGTCGCTCACCTATTCCCCGGCTGATGCCTCAATGCCGCTCTTGTTTTCTCTTGCCCAACCGATGTCGAAGCTGAAGGAAATGCTGCTGGAAGATTTTGCAGGACAGACGCTTTCGCTCACGGAAATCTATGAGCGGCACAGCGTCGGCAAGCCATACATCCGAAAGAATTATCGCGAGGCGCTAAGTGCTTTGGAGGCTGCAGACAGGGTATCGGCGTATTCGACGAAAGGGACACGTCGTAAAGGCACTTACCCCGACCATGTGAAGATCCAGTTCAAGGAAGGGGGCTGAACATGGCAACGAATTCATCGATCGAGTGGACTGAGGCCACATGGAACCCAGTTGTAGGCTGCGATGTGATCTCACCAGGCTGCACAAACTGCTACGCCATGCGGATGGCGCGACGGCTCGAAGCCATGGGCCAGCCGAAATACGCTGGCACCACTCGCATGTCTGGCCGTCGGCCGAAGTGGAACGGCGTCGTTCGTGTAGACGACGAAAGCCTGAAATTGCCAGCGACGTGGCGGACAGGTCGCATGATCTTCGTCAACTCAATGTCAGACCTGTTCCACGACGAAGTGCCGCTCGAATTTGTCCAACGCGTTTTCGAAACGATGGCAGCAACGCCGCAGCACAGTTATCAGATTCTGACAAAGCGCGCGGAGCGGCTTGAAGAGCTCGCTCCCAAGTTGGATTGGCCGGACAATGTCTGGATGGGGGTCAGCGTCGAAAATGCAGACTATCTTTATCGCATCGACCACCTTCGCCGGACCGAGGGGGCAATCAAGTTTCTGAGCTTAGAGCCCCTGCTTGGACCGCTCGAAAATATGAACCTCCAGGGCATCGACTGGGTCATCGCGGGGGGTGAGAGCGGCCCAGGCGCAAGACCGATGGACCCAAGCTGGGTGCGATCGATACGCGACCAGTGCCAGTCCGCCGATGTGGCCTTCCATTTCAAACAATGGGGTGGCGTCAACAAGAAGAAGACTGGCCGGACGCTCGATGGCCAAACGTGGGACGAGTTCCCCAAGGAGCCTCTACGCAGTGAGGCCGCCTTAGTGGCGGTGTCCTTCTAGGTTCGCCGTCAAAAATCCATATTGGCGTAGCGATCGTTCAAGTGCATTTGATAATTGGCGTAGCTGGCCATGGCTTCAGCTGAAGCCATGGCGATCGCTTAGTCACCATTGACGACCTTCGTCAGGTTGAGCGGCAGCCTGAAGCGTCCCGGGTTTTCCGGGGGTGTTCAAGGCACATACCGCCAGAAGCCCTGGCAAAGGGATCAGACGTCCTGCGGCGACGGAGTCAGCCTAGCCGGATGCGCGCGGCGTCACCGCAATCTCCACCCGGACATCCCGATCGAGCCGGTCGAGAATCCGCAGCAGCCGGTCGATGGTGAAGCGGTCGAGCCTGACCTGACGAATGCGCGAGAAATCCGCCGCCGCCACGCCGGTGCGCTCCCCGGCCTCGCGCACGCTCAGCCCTTCGGCATCGAGCGCCTTGATGATTTCGGCGGCGAGGATCGCGCGCAGCTGGCGCAAGCCCGCATCGGGCACGCCGAAATCGGCGAAGACATTGCCCGAGCCGTACACCAGCTCGCATGAATTGTCTGGGTCAGCCATCGCGGCAATGTGTAGTCAAACATGACAACAGATCAAGCCGGACGGTGCCACGCTAACGCCACGAGCGGAACCTTGCGGTCGAACACTTCGACCGCCTTCAGCTTGTATCCAGCGGAGGCCGAGGGCGCTGACGTGCCCCCGGCCTTCCGGCCGGTTTGCGGCGAATATCACCCTATTCACCGCATAATGTGCGGTGAATAGGGTTGATAGGTTTACGGATCGCACGAAACGCCAAGTTAGGCTTTGCAAAAACTGGAATTTATAAACTCGACATCGGTTTATGAATCCGGCAAAATGCTAAGGATGGCTATGCGTTCCGATCATAAGTTAAACCGCCTCCAGCAGGAACTCCCCGAGGGACTCCTTGCCGATGCGGCATGGATGGAAGCCCACGGCTATTCATCATCCCTGCGCAGCCAGTATGTTCGCGCCGGTTGGCTCACCAGTCCCGCGCGGCGCGTCTATCGCCGCGCGCGCACCCCGCTGACATGGCAGCAGACCATTGTCTCGCTCCAGTCCGTTCTCGACCTGCCCCTGACCGTGGGCGGGCGCACCGCGCTCGAACAGCAGGGCTATGCCCATTACCTGTCGGCTTCGATGCGCGAAGTTCACCTCTACGGGCCGAAGCGCCCGCCAACCTGGCTTGCCAGCTTGCCGCTCGATGTCGTTTTCCACTGGCACAACAGCCTACGGCTGTTTCCCGGCGATGCCGATGCGCCGCCCGAGCCCAGCCCTGTCATGGCGGGCGCCGCTGGCCAGACCTTGCCTCTACGCTATTCCAGCAAGGAGCGTGCGGTTCTCGAAATGCTCGACGAACTCCCCGGGCACGAGAGTTTCCATCAGGTCGATGCCCTGATGGAAGGCATGAGCGACTTGAGCCCGCGCCGCCTTCAAACACTTCTTGAATCCTGCACCAGCGTCAAGGTGAAGCGGCTCTTCCTGTTCTTCGCCGACCGCCACCGCCATGCGTGGCGCTCGCGTCTCGATACCTCGCGCCTCGATCTTGGCGCGGGCAAGCGCGTCCTCGTCAAAGACGGCAGGCTGAACCCGCGCTACCAGATCACCGTTCCCGCCGATCTCGAGGCGCACTGATCGCCATGGCTTTTCTCGACAACTACCGGCAACAGGTCGCCCTTCTCATCCGCGTTCTCCCGTTCGTTGCTGAGGAAAGAGTCTTTGCCCTCAAGGGCGGCACAGCGATCAACCTGTTCGTGCGCGACCTGCCACGCCTCTCGGTCGACATCGACCTCACCTATCTGCCGGTCGAGGATCGCGCCGCCTCGCTCGCCGCGACCGACGCCGCCATGCTGCGCATCGAGAAGCGGATCGAGAAGGGCATACGCGGTGCGCGGGTCCATGCCTCACGCTCGGCCGGCGAGAACATCGTCACCAAGTTGATCGTCCGCGCAGGGGACGTGCAAATCAAGATCGAGGTGACCCCCGTACTGCGCGGCACCGTTTATGATCCCGTCGTCACCGGCGTGACGCCCGCCGTCGAAGATGCCTTCGGCTTCGCCGAGATTCAGGTCGTGTCCTTCGCCGACCTCTACGCGGGCAAGATCGTGGCGGCGCTCGACCGCCAGCATCCCCGCGATCTTTTCGATGTGCGCGAGCTCCTGGCCAACGAACGTGTCACGGACGCGCTGCGCCGCGCCTTCCTTGTCTACCTCGCCAGCCACAACCGCCCGATGGCGGAAATCCTCGCCCCGGCGCGCAAGCCGCTGTACGATGAGTTCACGCGTGGCTTTGCCGGAATGACGCAGGAGCCGGTCGAGCTTGCCGAGCTTGAAGCCGCGCGAGAGGCGATCATCGTCGCGATGGTCGTCGACATGCCGGAGGAGCACAGACGCTTTCTTCGCAGCTTCAAACGGGGAGAGCCTGACTGGGATCTGCTGGGCATCGCCGAAGCGCAGAACCTGCCCGCGGTCCTGTGGAAACAGCGCAACCTCGACAGCCTCTCCGTCGGCAAGCGGCGCGAACTGGCCGAAGCGCTGGAGAAGGTGCTGTTTCCGTGAGTGACAGGTCAGCCATCCTGATCCTGTTGCGGAGGGTATTTGGCGGCGATCTGCAAAACCTCCCTGCCCCATAGCGCAAGCGCCTCGCGCTTTTCGTTGGTGTACTGGTGCCGATGGTAGACTCCCGCCACACCAGCCATAGCTGATCCAGACTGGTGATTAAGGACGGCTTCCGAAACCACCAGAGGGATCCCGAGACGCTGAAGGCCAGTTGCCACCGTCCGGCGAATATCGTGCATGGTGAAATGACCGGCCTCATAGCCGAGCTTCTCGTCCACGCTTGCCCTAATCCGCTTCCAGGCCTTTGACAGTCCGCTAACACTGTTCGTGTTGGTGACCTTGGATGCCAACAGAATTTGGGATTGCTTGTGCGCGTCGTCAGGGGCGATCCCCGCGGCCGCAAAGATGTCGGTGACCACTGCAAGGGCCTGCGCCGACAGCGGCACCACATTCGCCTTGCCGTTTTTCGCTCTGTCTCCCGGGACGGTCCAAACCTTCGCCTTGAAATCGAACTCGTCGCAAGTGGCGTCGAGCACCTCTCCCCGGCGCTGGGCTGTGAGAACAAGCATTTGCACAAGATGACCAAACGGATAGCCATCCTCGACAGCGGCTTGCCACAGGGCCGCGAGCTCTCGATCGCTGAGTACGCGGTCGCGAGGCTCACTTCGCTTCGGACGCCATGCGTCCCGGCAAGGATTGGCTGGCAAATGCTCGAGTCTGGTGAGTGCCCAAGTGTAGAAAGTCGAAAGATGGCGATACACGATGCGCGCCATCGTCAGGGTTTCCTTGCCCCGCTCGAATGCAATCTTCTCGACAAAGCGGCTCACGTCGCTTCGAGTGATGGAATCCGCGAGACGGTCACCCAGCTCGGGTTCGATGTACTTCCGGAAAACCCGGTCGAACTCCTTCGCGCTCCGCTTTTTGCCCTCGATCTGCTGAGACAGATAAATCTCGTAGAGCTCAGCGACCGTCCCGACGCCCTTCGATCCCTTCCTCTTCGCGCCTGGCTTTCTGGCGATGTTCTTGCCCTGCTCAACATCGACCAGGAGATCCCGTGCCTTACGCCGAGCATTGGCAAGCGTGAAGCTCGGGCTATGTCGCCCGATCGTGACGTTCAACCATTTGCCTTGAACGCGCTTACGCAAGATGTACGTCTTGATGCCGCTCGCACCCATTCGAAGCCGGAGCCCGGTCACGATGCGGTCAGCAAGCTCAATTTGCCCGGTGACAGGAGCCTTCAAGCCTGCAATCCGAGCGTCCGTCAAACCAACTTTGTTCGCCATATGCACCTGCTACCTTAGGTAGCTTTTTGTACTGGATACTTGCGAACATATCAAGAACAATGCGGACTATGAATCGCAGATTTCCGCCGTTTTTGGACCCATGTGGACACGCTAGGACCCTCTGATTGCAGCTCTTAATCAGCGGGTCCTAGGTTCGAGCCCTAGTGCGTCCACCATCCCCCCTCGTTTGAGCTAAGATTGTTTCAGCGTCCCAACCGCAGCGCTGGCCCGGTGACGTTGTCTGTGAGTAGCTTGATCGACGAGGGCTGAAACTTCGGCATTTCGTCGCCGCACATGGACAGATGGCTTTCGAGCGTCTGTATTTTATTGGTGATCGTGATGAGTTGCTGGTTCGCCATCTTGATCCCGGCGTCGAAGGTGCCGTCCATATCGCCATCGCGCCACTCCTTGTAGGCCGCGTGATAGGCGAGCGAGGCCTTTCTAGCCTCGTCAACACTCTTGATCGCCCTACCGAGCGATTGTCGGCCGGCCTCTTTGGCGGCCCACGAACTCAATACAACGCCATAATCGACAAGACTTGAAACGAGAGCCTGTTCATCCATCGCTGTCGCGTTGATCACGATGTCGGCTTTGACTTTGTTGAGATCGGCGAAGTCGGCAAGGGGAGAGTCGACACCGAGCCGCTGCTTTACGATCGCGTTCAGTCCTGCGACACCGCCTTTACCGAAGTCCGCCCAACCAATATCCTGCCCCGAGGCTAGTTTGCCGACATTTTCGGCGTTTGGCGTGATGCCAGAATAGACTGTACTGACGCCGGTCGCAACTGGAAGCCATTCGCCTGCCACACCTATTACAACATCGCAGGTTGCTTTGACCATCTGCAACCCGAACAGGACACTGTTGACCAGCGCAGCGCTCGTCTTTGCCCGCTCGGCCTCCCGGATATTCGCCCATATCATCGCGCGGATGCCCTGCAACCGGATAACTTGACCGCGCATGATGCGGATATTGTCGACCGTGCAGGATTGCAGCCCGAGCTGTTTGATGACTGTCGGATCCATTTTCACCCCCTCACGCTGTTGCCGCAGCGCTTCGGCAGATGTTCGCTCAAATTCGAATCTGGCACAAGGTGTAACCTCCAATGCCTAGCTGGATTGAAATCACACGTTGATGTGATAATGGCCACCCATGAACACATCACTCATCACACGCGTTCGCGATCTCGTCACATCTGGCACCATGACCAAGGCCGGGCTCGCCCGCGCCGCCGGGCTGCACGCCAACACCTTGCGTGATTGCACCGAGGAGAGCTGGAACCCGACCGCCGAAACTCTCGCCAAGCTTGAAACCTTTCTGGCGGCTAATGCCGACAAGCCCGTGCTCGCCACGATCGAGGAGATCATCGACGAGGCGCGAAACGGCCGCATGTATATCCTCGTCGACGACGAGGATCGCGAGAACGAGGGCGATCTCATCATCCCCGCGCAGATGGCGACCCCGCAGGCGATCAACTTCATGGCCACGCATGGCCGCGGGCTGATCTGCCTTGCGCTCACCAAGGAGCGCGTCGATCACCTCGGTCTCACCCCGATGAGCCGCAACAACAAGGAATCGATGCAGACCGCCTTCACCATCTCGATCGAGGCGAAGGAAGGCGTCACCACCGGCATCTCGGCGGCGGACCGCGCGCGCACCATCTCGGTCGCGATCGACGCGGCCAAGGGGGCGGACGACCTCGTCACGCCCGGCCACGTCTTCCCGCTGATGGCGCGCGACGGCGGTACGCTGGTGCGCGCCGGGCATACAGAGGCGGCGGTCGATATTTCGCGGCTTGCGGGCCTCAACCCGAGCGGCGTGATCTGCGAGATCATGAACGAGGACGGGACCATGGCCCGGCTCGACGACCTGATCACTTTCGCGCGCAAGCACGATCTCAAGATCGGCACGATCCGCGACCTCATCGCCTACCGGATGCGCAACGATCATCTGGTCGAACGCCTGTCGGAGCGCGCCTTCACCTCGGACTATGGCGGGCAGTGGCGGATGATCACCTATCGCAACCGGATCGAGGGCAACGAGGCCTATGTTCTGCAAAAAGGCCACGTGATCCCCGGCGAGCCCACCCTCGCTCGCGTCCACCCGATTTCGGTGTTCGACGATGTGCTGGGCGCTCCGGGGCCGCGCAAGCGCACGCTCCAGCGCGCGATGCAGGCGATCGGGGAACACGGCTCGGGCGTGATCGTGATCCTTACGGGCCGCGTCGGCACCGGCGAATGGCGCCCCGACGAGGAGCTGCGCAATATCGGCATCGGTTCACAGATCCTTGTCGATCTGGGGGTCAGCACTATGGTGCTGCTGTCGAACAGTCGCCCCGATCTGGTCGCGCTCGAAGGCTATGGCCTGACCATCACCGATTTCCACCCCATTCCGGAGTAATCACCCATGGCCGACATCCTTATCGTCGAAGCGCGCTTCTATGGTCACCTTAACGACATGCTGATCGCCGGCGCGCGCGCCGCGCTGGAAGCGGAAGGTCACAAGGTCGAGGTGCTGACCGTCCCCGGCGCGCTGGAAATACCGGGCGCGATCGCGCTCGCTGCCGAAGCCGATCGCTATGATGGCTTCGTCGCCATCGGCGTCGTGATCCGCGGCGAGACCTATCATTTCGAGATCGTCGCGGGCGAAAGCGCGCGCGCGATCATGGCGCTCACGATGGACGGCATCGCCATCGGCAACGGCATTCTCACGGTCGAAAACGAGGCGCAGGCGCTGGTCCGCGCCGACCCCGCACAGAAGGACAAGGGCGGGGAAGCGGCCAAGGCGGCATTGGCGCTGCTGGCACTGCAAGACCGCTTCGCTTGACGATTGGCGCAAGGGTCGTGCCGATACGGGACGGCCCTGCGGCTACGTAGTTTTCCTCTGTAGATTTCCGTAAGGCATTAACGCGATATCCGACCAGCTTCCGCTGTCGCTCACGATGTTGGGCGGCTAGCAATGTTGATGATGCGAAGTTGGGATCTAGCCTTGAACACTCTTTCTCCCGCGGTGCCGTGTGATGGCGGCGCGCAAACCATTCTGGCCGCGCTCGAAGCGCAGTTGGCCGCGCTGGACGGCATGGGTGCGCATATCGCGGCGGCCCATGTCGATACGGCCATCCAGCAACTGCGCCGCGATCTGTGCGACCGCCAGGAGAGCGACCGGAACGATTGATTTTCCCCATAGAAAATAGACACCTGCGTATTTCCCCGTAAAGCCAGCGTAGGGCAAGCTGCCTATGACTCCTGCTATGGATATGCCTCAGGGCAATGCCTTGCGGTGATCCCGAGGATGCAGGAATGGGCGACATATCACACGAAACTTCACGACCGCTCGATGGTGAACGGCCTGCCGAGACGGCGGCGATCATCAATCCGCTTGCCGACGAGTTGATGGCGATTGCCGTGCGGCTGCGGCTTGCTGCCACCGAGGGGGGCACTGAAGGTTCGGGCACCGAGCAGTCCCCGCGCGAGCCACGCAGCGCGCAGCGCCCCTCGCACAGTCACCTCGCCTTGGCACGCAAGGCCTATGCGCTGCGGCGCAAGCGCGGGGCGATCTTCGGCAATCCCGACCTGTTCGGCGAGCCCGCGTGGGACATCCTGCTCGACCTGTTCATCGCCCGGGCCGAGGGGAAGAGCGTTTCGGTCTCGAGCGCTTGCATCGGATCGGCCGCACCGGCCACCACCGGGCTGCGCTGGCTCGGCGTGCTGGCCGACGAAGGCCTGATCCTGCGCGAACCCGATCCCGAGGACAATCGCCGCGTGATGGTGCGCCTCACCACGGCCGGGTGCACGGCGATGGAACGGTTTTTCGACGCGGCCGAAAAGGACTAGGCGCGCGCGCCGAAGCAGGCCCGCCCGGCATAGGCCGCGCTGTCCCCCAGCTCTTCCTCGATGCGGATCAGCTGATTGTACTTGGCAAGCCGGTCCGACCGCGCGAGGCTGCCGGTCTTGATCTGGCCGCAGTTGGTCGCGACCGCGAGGTCGGCGATGGTCGCATCCTCGGTTTCGCCCGAACGATGGCTCATCACGCAGGTATAACGCGCGCGGTGCGCCATATCGACGGCGGCGAGCGTTTCGGTCAGCGTGCCGATCTGGTTGACCTTGACCAGCAGCGAATTGGCGAGCCCGCGGCCGATGCCGTCGGACAGGCGCGCGGGGTTGGTGACGAACAGGTCGTCGCCCACCAGCTGCACCTTCTCGCCCAGCAGACCGGTCAGCGCGGCCCAGCCCTCGAAATCGTCCTCGCTCATGCCGTCCTCGATCGAGCGGATCGGGTAATCGGCGCAGAGCTTGCCGAGGTAATCGGCCATTTCCTGCGGGGTAAGGCTCAGGCCCTCGCCGCTGATCTCATACTTGCCGTTCCTGAAGAATTCGGTGGCGGCGCAGTCCAGCGCCAGCACGATGTCCTCGCCCGGCGTGAAGCCGGCCTTGGCGACCGACTCCATGATGAAATCGAGCGCGGCGCGTGTGCTGGCGAGATCGGGTGCGAAGCCGCCTTCGTCGCCCACGCTGGTCGCGAGGCCCTTCTGGTGGAGGCCCTTTTTCAGCGTGTGAAACACTTCAGCGCCCCAGCGCACCGCTTCGGCAATCGAGTCCGCGCCGACCGGCATGATCATGAATTCCTGAATGTCGATCGGATTGTCGGCATGCTCGCCGCCGTTGATGATGTTCATCATCGGCACGGGGAGCATGTGAGCCGAGACCCCGCCGAGATAGGAATAGAGCGGCAAGCCGCGCGCATTGGCCGCCGCCTTGGCGACCGCGAGCGAGGTGCCGAGGATCGCGTTCGCGCCCAGTCGCGCCTTGTTCGGCGTGTCGTCGAGCGCGATCAGCGCCAAGTCGATATCGCGCTGGTCCTCGGCATCGAAATTGTCGGTGAGCAGCTCGCGGATCTCGGTGTTGACCGCCTCAACCGCCTTGAGCACGCCCTTGCCGAGATAGCGCGCCGTATCGCCATCGCGCAGTTCCACCGCCTCGTGCGCCCCGGTCGACGCGCCCGAGGGCACTGCCGCGCGGCCGAAACTGCCATCATCGAGCAGCACGTCCACTTCGACGGTCGGATTGCCGCGGCTGTCGAGAATTTCGCGGCCGTGGATGTCGATGATCGCGGTCATGTTTGGCTCCGGCAGAATTGTGTTGTAGCTTGCTAAGACACACCGCCATGATTCCGGGTGTCTCGCGGCTGTCAGGGCCCTATTCTCTGGAACAATGCCGCGCAAGCACACTTGATCATGTATACCTACACACAGCTGATGAGAGCATGACAATGGCAAATGACATCACCAACGGCGCGGCCACTCCCAAGGCCCGCAAGACCGCTTCGAGCCCGGCCAAAGGTGGCGCTGCCACTGCGAAGAAGGCTCCGGCCAAGGCTGCGTCGCTGAAGACGGGCGCCGTCGGCAAGGGCGCCGATGCGCCCGCCATCGCGCCCAGCGGCACAAGCGCCCCGGTTGCCGAAGCCAAGAGCCGTTTCAACGCCGCGCTTGAGGAAGCCAAGGCCGGTGCCGCAGCCCTTCGCACCGAGGCGGAGAACCGCATCAGCACCGTCAGCGGGCAGGCCAAGGGCAAGGGCAACGATTTCGTCGCCGAAGCCAAGACCTACGGCAACCAGGCGATCGGCAAGGCAGGCGAACTCGCCGTCGAGGGCAAGCAGGTCGCGACCGATGCGATTGCCTCGCTCGGCAAGGTTGTGGGCGACACCGCCCCGCAGATCGATGAAAAGCTCGGCGAGCAATATGGCGACTACGCCCGCAAGGCCGCGCGCACGTTGCAGGAAACCTCGGCCAAGCTTGAAGCCAAGAGCGTCGAGGAACTCGGCGAAGATGCGCGCACCGCCATCCGCAAGAGCCCGGCCAC from Porphyrobacter sp. YT40 encodes:
- a CDS encoding nucleotidyl transferase AbiEii/AbiGii toxin family protein; protein product: MAFLDNYRQQVALLIRVLPFVAEERVFALKGGTAINLFVRDLPRLSVDIDLTYLPVEDRAASLAATDAAMLRIEKRIEKGIRGARVHASRSAGENIVTKLIVRAGDVQIKIEVTPVLRGTVYDPVVTGVTPAVEDAFGFAEIQVVSFADLYAGKIVAALDRQHPRDLFDVRELLANERVTDALRRAFLVYLASHNRPMAEILAPARKPLYDEFTRGFAGMTQEPVELAELEAAREAIIVAMVVDMPEEHRRFLRSFKRGEPDWDLLGIAEAQNLPAVLWKQRNLDSLSVGKRRELAEALEKVLFP
- a CDS encoding lytic transglycosylase domain-containing protein, translating into MRLRWATIAAAVTGWAFVVPAHAQMEAAPEATVHEIRSDGFRVAEGANGFQLVEHGIWRQSLAASSGAPVLEAGRTYLPYRYAKPEGTGPSGFRRASYLPHVYAAEAQYSLPIGLLDALVWTESRYNPLAISKAGAAGLGQLMPGTARDLGVPNRFDPAANLFGAAKYLRQMLDKFGVVHLALAAYNAGPGAVERAGGIPRNGETPAYVRDVLRHWRF
- a CDS encoding type IV toxin-antitoxin system AbiEi family antitoxin produces the protein MRSDHKLNRLQQELPEGLLADAAWMEAHGYSSSLRSQYVRAGWLTSPARRVYRRARTPLTWQQTIVSLQSVLDLPLTVGGRTALEQQGYAHYLSASMREVHLYGPKRPPTWLASLPLDVVFHWHNSLRLFPGDADAPPEPSPVMAGAAGQTLPLRYSSKERAVLEMLDELPGHESFHQVDALMEGMSDLSPRRLQTLLESCTSVKVKRLFLFFADRHRHAWRSRLDTSRLDLGAGKRVLVKDGRLNPRYQITVPADLEAH
- a CDS encoding DUF5818 domain-containing protein, producing MIRTTKTDEVWIVESEEDAADLIGSKVIVDGVVAGIDRLRADWIGADSQPS
- a CDS encoding phage Gp37/Gp68 family protein; the protein is MATNSSIEWTEATWNPVVGCDVISPGCTNCYAMRMARRLEAMGQPKYAGTTRMSGRRPKWNGVVRVDDESLKLPATWRTGRMIFVNSMSDLFHDEVPLEFVQRVFETMAATPQHSYQILTKRAERLEELAPKLDWPDNVWMGVSVENADYLYRIDHLRRTEGAIKFLSLEPLLGPLENMNLQGIDWVIAGGESGPGARPMDPSWVRSIRDQCQSADVAFHFKQWGGVNKKKTGRTLDGQTWDEFPKEPLRSEAALVAVSF
- the ribB gene encoding 3,4-dihydroxy-2-butanone-4-phosphate synthase; translation: MNTSLITRVRDLVTSGTMTKAGLARAAGLHANTLRDCTEESWNPTAETLAKLETFLAANADKPVLATIEEIIDEARNGRMYILVDDEDRENEGDLIIPAQMATPQAINFMATHGRGLICLALTKERVDHLGLTPMSRNNKESMQTAFTISIEAKEGVTTGISAADRARTISVAIDAAKGADDLVTPGHVFPLMARDGGTLVRAGHTEAAVDISRLAGLNPSGVICEIMNEDGTMARLDDLITFARKHDLKIGTIRDLIAYRMRNDHLVERLSERAFTSDYGGQWRMITYRNRIEGNEAYVLQKGHVIPGEPTLARVHPISVFDDVLGAPGPRKRTLQRAMQAIGEHGSGVIVILTGRVGTGEWRPDEELRNIGIGSQILVDLGVSTMVLLSNSRPDLVALEGYGLTITDFHPIPE
- a CDS encoding three-Cys-motif partner protein TcmP, which codes for MTNQKFFEERTDQSEVKARIVNKYFSTWAQVVMPTVAKRGEKIAYMDLYAGPGRYRDGAASTPLLVLQTAINHPQMSQMLTSYFNDGKKDNVSTLQTEIDKLPGIDKLKHKPVVTCGEVDDDAATYFNETRLVPSFSFVDPFGYKGLSLRIVQGVIKDWGCDCVFFFNYNRINAGINNPGVKKHMDALFGEERADALRARLSGLTPELREAAILEELANEIQSLGGKYVLPFTFRNSEGTRTSHKLIFVSKHFKGYEIMKDIMAAESSTLDEGVPSLTYSPADASMPLLFSLAQPMSKLKEMLLEDFAGQTLSLTEIYERHSVGKPYIRKNYREALSALEAADRVSAYSTKGTRRKGTYPDHVKIQFKEGG
- a CDS encoding helix-turn-helix transcriptional regulator; the encoded protein is MADPDNSCELVYGSGNVFADFGVPDAGLRQLRAILAAEIIKALDAEGLSVREAGERTGVAAADFSRIRQVRLDRFTIDRLLRILDRLDRDVRVEIAVTPRASG
- a CDS encoding site-specific integrase; this encodes MANKVGLTDARIAGLKAPVTGQIELADRIVTGLRLRMGASGIKTYILRKRVQGKWLNVTIGRHSPSFTLANARRKARDLLVDVEQGKNIARKPGAKRKGSKGVGTVAELYEIYLSQQIEGKKRSAKEFDRVFRKYIEPELGDRLADSITRSDVSRFVEKIAFERGKETLTMARIVYRHLSTFYTWALTRLEHLPANPCRDAWRPKRSEPRDRVLSDRELAALWQAAVEDGYPFGHLVQMLVLTAQRRGEVLDATCDEFDFKAKVWTVPGDRAKNGKANVVPLSAQALAVVTDIFAAAGIAPDDAHKQSQILLASKVTNTNSVSGLSKAWKRIRASVDEKLGYEAGHFTMHDIRRTVATGLQRLGIPLVVSEAVLNHQSGSAMAGVAGVYHRHQYTNEKREALALWGREVLQIAAKYPPQQDQDG